In Salvelinus namaycush isolate Seneca chromosome 37, SaNama_1.0, whole genome shotgun sequence, the following are encoded in one genomic region:
- the LOC120031618 gene encoding islet cell autoantigen 1-like, whose translation MERGNYGGYSREYFDRFIESQDSSVVNKFQQKYWKTKQKIIKVTGKKEDEHVVASDADLDGKLEVFHSVQRTCMELLKVIEQYQRRICFLSQEENELGRFLRSQGSQDRTRAGKIMQATGKALCFSSQQRLSLRSPLSRLYQEVETFRYRAISDTWLTVNRMEQSRTEYRGALLWMKDVSQELDPDTHKQMEKFRKVQVQVRSTKTSFDKLKNDVCQKVDLLGASRCNLLSHVLTTYQTTLLHFWEKTSHTMAAIHESFKGCQHYEFSTIKSLQDPMDKLSSQGSKKKREKKVKTKTDLEETADGQLISIDPNEESNEEAQTKTPSGQFFEDIDLNRQMTGPEDLLSAFSHQEQEEGGERDSMALLNEILGSTSLDEGEFSQEWQEVFGKGDQGSGATSRGGLVEPQQEEDSSIFLPSHLLDQNRNNLQSSLSDWATSIPQPISQATEQSSGANQNPSRPTAVRETPETAKDLSAWFNLFADLDPLSNPDAVGRSGQEHELHNA comes from the exons ATGGAGAGGGGAAATTA TGGTGGCTACTCCCGGGAGTATTTTGACCGCTTTATTGAAAGCCAAGACTCATCTGTTGTGAACAAGTTCCAGCAAAAGTACTGGAAAACCAAACAGAAGATCATCAAGGTCACAGGAAAGAAAGAGGACGAACATGTCGTGGCGTCAGACGCAGACCTGGATGGCAAACTGGAG GTGTTTCACTCTGTCCAGAGAACGTGCATGGAGCTATTGAAGGTGATCGAGCAGTACCAGAGAAGAATCTGCT TTCTATCCCAGGAGGAGAATGAGTTGGGGCGGTTCCTGCGCTCACAGGGCTCCCAGGACCGGACCAGGGCTGGGAAGATCATGCAGGCTACCGGGAAGGCCCTCTGCTTCTCCTCCCAGCAGAG GCTGTCTCTGCGTAGTCCTTTGTCTCGCCTCTACCAGGAGGTGGAGACTTTCCGATACCGGGCCATCTCTGACACCTGGCTGACGGTGAACCGCATGGAACAGTCCAGGACGGAATACCGTGGAGCACTGCTCTGGATGAAGGATGTATCCCAGGAGCTCGatccagacacacacaaacagatggAGAAATTCCGCAAG gTTCAAGTGCAGGTGCGATCCACTAAAACAAGCTTTGACAAACTGAAGAATGATGTCTGCCAAAAAGTCGATTTATTAGGAGCCAGCCGCTGCAATCTGCTTTCTCATGTTTTAACCACATACCAG ACCACCCTGTTGCACTTCTGGGAGAAGACGTCTCACACTATGGCTGCCATTCATGAGAGCTTTAAGGGCTGCCAGCACTATGAGTTCTCTACAATCAAG AGCCTCCAAGACCCCATGGATAAACTGTCATCTCAGGGATcgaagaaaaagagggagaagaaagTCAAAACAAAGACCGATCTTGAGGAGACTGCAGATGGCCA ACTTATCTCAATAGATCCCAATGAAGAGTCCAATGAAGAAG CTCAAACCAAGACACCTTCTGGACAATTCTTTGAAGACATTGACCTTAATAGACAAATGACAG GGCCTGAGGATCTTCTCTCAGCCTTCTCTCATCAGGAgcaggaggagggtggagagagggacagcATGGCCTTGTTGAATGAGATCCTGGGCAGCACGTCTCTGGATGAGGGCGAGTTCTCACAGGAGTGGCAGGAGGTGTTTGGTAAGGGGGACCAGGGGAGCGGAGCCACTAGTAGAGGGGGCCTAGTGGAACCCCAGCAGGAGGAAGACTCCTCCATCTTCCTCCCATCTCACCTCCTGGACCAGAACAGGAACAACCTCCAATCTTCTCTCTCAG ATTGGGCCACGAGCATTCCACAGCCCATCTCCCAGGCAACAGAGCAATCATCTGGAGCCAATCAGAACCCCTCTAGGCCAACAGCAGTGAGAG AGACTCCAGAGACCGCCAAAGACCTCTCAGCCTGGTTCAACCTGTTCGCCGACTTGGACCCTCTGTCGAACCCAGACGCAGTAGGCAGGAGTGGGCAGGAGCATGAGCTTCACAACGCATAG